A stretch of the Capsicum annuum cultivar UCD-10X-F1 chromosome 10, UCD10Xv1.1, whole genome shotgun sequence genome encodes the following:
- the LOC107845741 gene encoding single-stranded DNA-binding protein, mitochondrial: protein MASSLSRKLLRTLLTNPSSIKASQLSFCPKISSSAADNSSSPDELGPTSDSESESASPSPSASNSNQERKIIARPLENGLDAGIYKAILVGQVGQTPIQKRLRSGRTVTLLSLGTGGIRNNRRPFDNEEPREYANRCAVQWHRVSVYPDRLGEMAVKSIVPGSILYVEGNLETKIFTDPITGLVRRVREIAVRKNGRLVFIGKGTEAHQQSQAKIKGVGYY, encoded by the exons ATGGCGTCTTCACTATCGAGAAAGCTCTTACGGACGTTGTTGACAAACCCTAGCTCCATAAAAGCTTCGCAGCTGTCTTTTTGCCCAAAAATCTCTTCTTCAGCTGCAGACAATTCCTCCTCTCCGGATGAGTTGGGGCCCACTTCGGACTCCGAATCAGAATCAGCATCACCATCACCTTCAGCTTCCAATTCGAATCAGGAACGCAAAATTATTGCACGTCCCCTCGAGAATGGCTTGGACGCTGGTATTTACAAG GCAATCCTGGTTGGGCAAGTTGGCCAGACACCAATACAAAAGAGGTTGAGGAGTGGGAGGACAGTGACTCTGCTATCCCTTGGAACAGGTGGAATTCGGAACAACAGGAGGCCATTTGATAATGAAGAGCCAAGAGAATATGCCAATAGGTGTGCAGTTCAGTGGCACAGGGTCTCAGTCTATCCAGATAGGTTAGGGGAAATGGCCGTGAAGAGTATTGTTCCCGG TTCAATCTTGTATGTGGAGGGTAACCTTGAAACCAAAATCTTCACTGATCCTATCACTGGTCTCGTACGGCGCGTACGAGAGATTGCTGTACGAAAAAATG GCCGTCTTGTTTTCATTGGGAAAGGCACTGAAGCCCATCAGCAATCACAAGCAAAAATCAAAGGGGTTGGTTATTACTAA